One genomic region from Bombus terrestris chromosome 15, iyBomTerr1.2, whole genome shotgun sequence encodes:
- the LOC100651621 gene encoding high mobility group protein I isoform X1: MIYKGLKMSDDNSPVVEEQKKKRGRPAKTDKNTVKEPKKRGRPSTDKNNAVRTAKSDNEDDASPVPVKKGRGRPKGSHKKKQGTTKGTPSGRGRGRPKKKEEKPESTGEEEDEQEEEEEEEEDN; the protein is encoded by the exons a TGATATATAAAGGATTAAAAATGTCAGACGACAATTCGCCTGTTGTTgaagaacaaaagaaaaaacgtGGTAGGCCAGcgaaaacagataaaaatactGTTAAAGAACCCAAAAAGAGAGGCAGACCTTCTACAGATAAAAATAATGCAGTACGAACTGCAAAGTCTGATAATGAAGATGATGCATCACCTGTGCCTGTCAAAAAAGGTAGAGGGCGACCAAAAGGATCTCATAAAAAGAAG cAAGGTACAACTAAAGGAACTCCTTCAGGACGAGGCCGTGGTAGacctaaaaagaaagaagaaaaaccaGAAAGTActggagaagaagaagatgaacaagaggaagaagaagaggaggaggaggataattga
- the LOC100651621 gene encoding high mobility group protein I isoform X2 — MSDDNSPVVEEQKKKRGRPAKTDKNTVKEPKKRGRPSTDKNNAVRTAKSDNEDDASPVPVKKGRGRPKGSHKKKQGTTKGTPSGRGRGRPKKKEEKPESTGEEEDEQEEEEEEEEDN, encoded by the exons ATGTCAGACGACAATTCGCCTGTTGTTgaagaacaaaagaaaaaacgtGGTAGGCCAGcgaaaacagataaaaatactGTTAAAGAACCCAAAAAGAGAGGCAGACCTTCTACAGATAAAAATAATGCAGTACGAACTGCAAAGTCTGATAATGAAGATGATGCATCACCTGTGCCTGTCAAAAAAGGTAGAGGGCGACCAAAAGGATCTCATAAAAAGAAG cAAGGTACAACTAAAGGAACTCCTTCAGGACGAGGCCGTGGTAGacctaaaaagaaagaagaaaaaccaGAAAGTActggagaagaagaagatgaacaagaggaagaagaagaggaggaggaggataattga
- the LOC100651388 gene encoding uncharacterized protein C3orf18 isoform X2: protein MNEMNSTSVTNSITSGILLDSIKNYTTTMAINTSSEISEAYMNSTEENGSWNVSKPITSLPNNTLISFEASSTNTYVSTTTEIFDEFGPPDGIEYIFVPLGVVVFVIVLSAVVIIISRKRKLERLRHRLMPMYNFDPGEEEEDDWETELLEECYNNHQRRQGYQSMDTEENAELFGNH from the exons ATGAATGAGATGAACTCAACAAGTGTTACAAATTCTATAACATCTGGAATACTACTTGACAGCATTAAAAATTACACTACCACCATGGCGATTAATACATCCAGTGAAATATCTGAAGCATATATGAATTCTacagaagaaaatggatcgtGGAATGTTTCTAAACCTATAACATCATTGCCTAATAATACACTAATTTCATTTGAAGCTTCAAGTACCAATACATATGTATCTACAACAACAGAAATTTTTGACGAATTTGGCCCACCTGATGGAATAGAATACATTTTTGTACCACTTGGTGTAGTGGTCTTTGTTATTGTATTATCAGCTGTG GTGATAATTATctcaaggaaaagaaaattggaaCGTTTAAGACATAGACTTATGCCAATGTATAATTTTGATCCTGGTGAAGAAGAGGAAGATGACTGGGAAACTGAATTATTAGAAGAATGTTACAATAATCATCAAAGACGT CAAGGATATCAATCTATGGATACAGAAGAAAATGCAGAACTCTTTGGAAATCATTGA
- the LOC100651388 gene encoding uncharacterized protein C3orf18 isoform X1 produces MNEMNSTSVTNSITSGILLDSIKNYTTTMAINTSSEISEAYMNSTEENGSWNVSKPITSLPNNTLISFEASSTNTYVSTTTEIFDEFGPPDGIEYIFVPLGVVVFVIVLSAVVWVIIISRKRKLERLRHRLMPMYNFDPGEEEEDDWETELLEECYNNHQRRQGYQSMDTEENAELFGNH; encoded by the exons ATGAATGAGATGAACTCAACAAGTGTTACAAATTCTATAACATCTGGAATACTACTTGACAGCATTAAAAATTACACTACCACCATGGCGATTAATACATCCAGTGAAATATCTGAAGCATATATGAATTCTacagaagaaaatggatcgtGGAATGTTTCTAAACCTATAACATCATTGCCTAATAATACACTAATTTCATTTGAAGCTTCAAGTACCAATACATATGTATCTACAACAACAGAAATTTTTGACGAATTTGGCCCACCTGATGGAATAGAATACATTTTTGTACCACTTGGTGTAGTGGTCTTTGTTATTGTATTATCAGCTGTGGTATGG GTGATAATTATctcaaggaaaagaaaattggaaCGTTTAAGACATAGACTTATGCCAATGTATAATTTTGATCCTGGTGAAGAAGAGGAAGATGACTGGGAAACTGAATTATTAGAAGAATGTTACAATAATCATCAAAGACGT CAAGGATATCAATCTATGGATACAGAAGAAAATGCAGAACTCTTTGGAAATCATTGA
- the LOC100651388 gene encoding uncharacterized protein LOC100651388 isoform X3, translating into MNEMNSTSVTNSITSGILLDSIKNYTTTMAINTSSEISEAYMNSTEENGSWNVSKPITSLPNNTLISFEASSTNTYVSTTTEIFDEFGPPDGIEYIFVPLGVVVFVIVLSAVVWVAISLLYLTLNLLTFICRNKKKSIKYSANYNTWINVSTLGDNYLKEKKIGTFKT; encoded by the exons ATGAATGAGATGAACTCAACAAGTGTTACAAATTCTATAACATCTGGAATACTACTTGACAGCATTAAAAATTACACTACCACCATGGCGATTAATACATCCAGTGAAATATCTGAAGCATATATGAATTCTacagaagaaaatggatcgtGGAATGTTTCTAAACCTATAACATCATTGCCTAATAATACACTAATTTCATTTGAAGCTTCAAGTACCAATACATATGTATCTACAACAACAGAAATTTTTGACGAATTTGGCCCACCTGATGGAATAGAATACATTTTTGTACCACTTGGTGTAGTGGTCTTTGTTATTGTATTATCAGCTGTGGTATGGGTAGCGATATCACTTTTGTATTTAACTCTTAATCTTTTAACTTTCATTTgcagaaacaaaaaaaaaagtataaaatattcagcAAATTATAATACTTGGATAAATGTTTCTACATTag GTGATAATTATctcaaggaaaagaaaattggaaCGTTTAAGACATAG